Part of the Spinacia oleracea cultivar Varoflay chromosome 5, BTI_SOV_V1, whole genome shotgun sequence genome, aaaaattaaaatttttaatttaaaatctatgacaaattaataaatcatattaatttcataattttagggcgaaaaatcgaaaatttattaatcaattaatttccgattaacatggattcaaatctaggtcataaaaatttaaaatttgtcataaattaacaatttttatggtggtttttaatcatggatacctaattaaaatattaattaattatgaaaatcaaatcaattctaaattattcgaatttcaacaaattaatcataattacaaattaggttgtataattaacaagtctaggcattcaaaatttttttggcaattaataATTGTATTAATAACCAAAGCCTTGAGCAAAACACCCAAGGGAACAGGGAAACCAGGCCACCAAAACTACTATACACAAAATCAAATGTGTAGTAATCTACTCCTAAGTTCCTCAGAACCTCTACAACAAACTTTAAACAAAATTTCCCTAACAATATTGTCTATGCTCTTAGTAGGCCTTTTAAAGATTACAGCATTTCTAGCAAGCCACACACTATAAATGGCTTTAGTGAAGCACATAACATACAACTGATCAGCAACACCAACTTTCCTGCTTCTCTTCATAACTTGCTGCAACTCAGAAGCAAAACCAGTAGCTCCTCTATGAACACCAATCCGCAACAACAGTTTAGACCAGACTGCAGAGGAAAACTTGCACTCAAAAAACAGATGTTCAACTGTTTCTTTCTCATCTGTGCACAGCACACATTGATCAGAACACTGAATCCCCCAAGCTTGAAGTCTATCAGTAGTATAAAGCCTATTAAGGATAGCCAACCAAGTGATAAACATGCTTTTCGGACTAGCTTTGTTATAGCACATTACTCTCCACCAAGTAACCTTAGGAGCAACACCCTGCAAGAACAGTTTAGACCAAACTGCAGAGGGAAACTTGCACTCAAAAAACAGATGTTCAACTGTTTCTTTCTCATCTGTGCACAGCACACATTGATCAAAACACTGAATCCCCCAAGCTTGAAGTCTATCAGTAGTATAAAGCCTATTAAGGATAGCCAACCAAGTGATAAACAGGCTTTTTGGACTAGCTTTGTTATAGCACATTACTCTCCACCAAGTAACCTTAGGAGCAACACCCTGCAAGAATTTATACACCTTGCTAATACAGTATTTTCCATTTGCAGTAGCTTTGTCCCAACCACCAATTTGCAGAATAACCTCTCTACTATTAAAGATCTTTTTAAGAGCCCAAGAACAAGACCCAGGAGTGGACATCTGAAGAGGATTTTGGCCTTTCATATAGAAGCTATCAACCCACTGCACCCACAGTTTATCTTTCTTAAAAGCCAAAGCCCACAGCAATTTCCCAATGGCTACTTTGTTCCAAGCAGCAATATTCTTCACATTCCAACCACCAGAGTTTCTAGGTTGATACAGTTTATCCCATGCTACTAAAGCTTTCTTTGATGCTGCAGTGTCACCAGTCCAGAGAAAACACCTGCAATAAGCTTCTACCTCCTTAATGATTCTTTTAGGTAAAATGAAGATTTGGCACCAGAAGGTCTGCATGCCAAACACGATGGTTTTGATAAGTAACAACCTGCCAGCATAAGACAAAAACTTAGCTGACCACACCTTAGTTCTAGCCAGAATCTTGTCCTCTAGAGGCTTGCATTGTGGATAGGATAATTTCTTGGAGGAAAGTGGCACCCCTAGATATCTGAAAGGAAGGCAAGCTTCTGAGATTTTCTGATCAGATAAAATATCTGTTTTGTCACACATTGAAACACCAGCAAAGTAAATATTACTTTTATCCATATTAGCTTCAAGGCCTGAAGCAGAAGAGAACTTGGAAAAAGCTTCAAGAAGTAACTGTACAGAGACCTTGTCAGCTCTTGCAAACAATAATaagtcatctgcaaacatcagatGAGTAATATTGAGCTTCTCACAATAATAAGTTAAAATCAGGATTTAGCTTCAGCTGGTTCATACATCTTGTCAAGTATTCCATTCCAATAGCAAACAGGAAAGGGGAAAGGGGATCCCCCTGTCTCAGCCCTTTGTTTGCTTGAAATGGTTTGCTAGGAAAGCCATTGATGAGAATAGAGTAGGAAACAGTTGTAAGACAAGTCATGATCCACTTCACAAACACTTGAGGGAACCCTAGCTTTTGCGGAACAGTTTGAAGAAAGCTCCAGTCAACTGAGTCATAAGCTTTTTTTAGGTCAACCTTTAGAACACATCAGGGGATATATGAGCTCTGCCATACCCCTTGATTAATTCAGTTGCCATCAAAATGTTGTCAGCTGTACCTGATGAGATTGAGCTGCAGTTCTAGACAATCTTGGACCTGACCTAAGAGTGGGGAGATCAGGCTTAGAAATGTGAGTAGCAGCTGTACCTAGAAGAGCCATATAGAATTTCTGAATTTCCACAGTAATTTCCCTAGGGTCTACAATTTTATGCCCTTGAGGAGTGTACAGCAAAGAAATTCTATTCATGTTTCTTCTTTGCTTGACAGAAGCATAAAAGAACTTAGAGTTAGAATCCCCATCAGCTAGCcattgtgaaggaaatatgtccttcacccaaggtgcattaagtctaataccaaggttcagattaattgcgaacaattaatttagtgagatcaagtgatcgaaacagctagctggagcaatgcttccgatcagtgagttctaatggatattgaactcacaacttactcttgactgaacctgcaaggtcacaccaatgacacgtaacagatcaccggattaaatgaatcggaaattcatttaatagcttttcgggaattagttggaaacgtattatacgatacaacctttgtcggaatcgtatatcgtatcgcgaatattcgtaagctgggcgacacgaataaatcgtatcgtacgatggtgattcgtcgtatacgaaacgataaataatatatcggaaatatattaaatcgcgaatacgaagggcatcggagttgccggtccgtcgagccaagcacgtaagcgtgcaaggcccaacgagccagcaagctcccgagcaagcaaggcaagcccattgggcgcgagcacgcaacagcaagcATTAGCGCACagcacgacgagcgagcaaggcccacggcccagctgctcggcgcgcgcgctgtgggcttcggcctgcagtgtgtcgctgggcgcgcgggcgtgtgtccgtgttgcttgggtcgcacggcttgctagccggccttgcttcttgcttggtcggttagtaaggttaatgatataaccttacaacctagtttccaacacacacacaattccatacactcaaaccctagagacacagagaaccctaattctctctgtgcctccaaagtgagttcttcccaaaagcaaagtatcttgatcaattgtctaagctacgattatcaagacggatctgatcgtgtcggtgaaccaagtagaggaacgacaagtggagttctttgttcgtgttcgttgacggattattgtggaaaacacgcttcgaatgtaagtttgcttaatctgtgctttatacatgtttcctggctttggggattgttccgcacatgttattatgtttaactgtattcccctacagtggtatcatgagcattatgtatttaaagcatgaattagcatgattattattgtttttgcatctgtcgaaaatttggaatttttgttgatttttcggattattttacgaattattggattaattgcgaaattggcagttctgaaatcaaaaatattcgctttttcgatttttaaaaccctaatctgatggaaattgattttctaagatcaactcatgagaatagaattgcaaaaacaggcctcgaagtatcgttttttgggtgtttttgttaattttttattaaaaattaaaagtgtcggacagtaattctattaaaaggtcgacctaaactacttggAATTGCTTgcaattttgacacaatgttgctgggtacatgcttaatctatggtaaaagtttcaaatttttccgataagtataaaccctaatttttcctttccccaattcgtaatatttgcaaccctaattgaattttaattaattttggtttaataattcgattaattggggaaggtggtataatttcatgagtcagtggctaattttaaaaattattggattaaaattttgattggtttcgttaattttaatcgcacttaaaccaaattattaataatctgaaatttaattgttaatgaacgatataaagtttcggattttattaattaaaagttcaaactttaaagttgattcgatcgttcttgaaagtttgaatattgttagcccttgatttattaattttacgaaattggattgtcgttaaagtttattagatcgttaaaaatcgttgtttttcgaaaattaaatcgtattttttttgaaaaataaaataatgcaagttcttgaattaaatttaattttaattaagttggtccgttttacgaaccaaaaacacgaacatgagcatggtggaagtatggctcgtcgagccatacgaggccattgtgttcgaccgagccatgcgacaaGGGCAGCAGCAGtgatgctgcgtgcctcgtgcgcgctaggcgaggaagggcaggcgaggtagcttgcggggctgcgacgaagcgaggcgcaagccttgcgacgtcgagcactcacgatgcacaacacgcagcgcagagCAGCATCGCTGCggggacgcgcgcgcgcgagcgatggggcggggtgcgcgagctcttgctcgtgtgctcttgggcctcacgcgaggcgaggctgggcgcaagcctagcccaatcaagcaattggacttttttttaaaaaaaatcgtttaattcgttgggcttcgtatatttgcattaatttgggctaacgggatatttaatttaatattttcaaaaatggctcacttcgttgcttgtcacaaaacggatgatgcttgtaatgtggctgatttgtattataaggagattgttcgtttgcatggaattccaaagactattgtttctgatcgagattccaagttcttgtgttacttttggaatatattgtggagaaaggtgggaaccaagttgttgtttagcacttcacatcaccctcaaactgatgggcaaacataggtgacaaatcgaaccttgggaacgctattgagagggttggtaagtaaaacgcaaaaggattgggatgtcaagcttgctcacgctgaattttcTTATAATcagtctcctacttatgctactggtcattctccatttgaggtagtatatgggattaatccatacttgcccttggatttaattccattaccaaaagatgagttggttcacaaggatgccgatgctaagttaaagtctatgatgaaactgcaccaacaagttcgtgagcgaattgaagctattaatgcctcttataaacagaaatcaaataagaatcgaaaaccgaggttgtttgaagaaggtgatttggtttggattcatttaaggaaagagcgttttccaagcaaacgcaagaacaagcttatgcctagggctgaaggtccttacaaggtggttgcacgtgtgaatgataatgcttacaagattgagcttccgggagactatggtgtccatgctactttcaatgtaggtgatctttcaccttatcttgatgatgattgccttgctgaattgaggtcaatttcttttaaagggggaggggatgatacggttatggatgaaagtgatagtcttatgctagcaattggagccaaaactgatttgggttcaatagctcattttgtgtgcatggtgacttggattgagtgagctcgttatatggtccttattatcaaggtggtacgttaatcaaactggtccgtttaatcacattggtccgcttgtttaaacagattgtacgcacttattatttttaattgctttggttaaagtcggtttaataaagggatatttgtttaaatccccaatttaaattcagtcattacttagctttgattattgctgtttgtaaggagagttttaagcctttgtaacctccaatttagtgactgaattaggaggctttagagcttgtaactgccagttttaaaggctcttaaatggctcttaattaaccgtttaaagctcttgtagctgttggtttttggctatttatagtcagcttcttgattggaataaacaaccaactggattattaaaacacttgtttgttacatttcgaattatagtttataattcagctttttttctttgttttggacgcgtttcctattcaaagaactgattgtgagtcaataggtcttgtcttgcattcacgatcaacgagttaaaggtctagcttgttaatcaactatccttgtttatacaacgagtttttaaactcgtatcaatagtacaacgaggtacgaataattggctcaaagtatgctagacatcccgtacaatacatacaattaaataatcatcccttgcatgtgaaacaaaccatacatgcataaatattgaacaacatgattgacaatgaaatccatactcataataatctcaacatgcttgttcaaccaacaattcaataattccaataacattaatccacatgatcgttcaccaaagcatatatgaatccacCTAATATAATTCAcgtcatcaacaatcatgtaatatcattgacaaaaggtgtggtcgccctagacttgtacgtaccttgaatacctaagcgtaggggccactttacaataacgagcactcaactagaaatcacctcctatcatcaaaataatgaaacttatattatttccatgttcattaaatttccagcaactttataaaatctaaaaccttatttaaactttagaatttaATCGTTTTTCAACAATAtaaacgtctcaatttgcaaaaccaatccctagtacgaaaatatactttttccgcctttaaaatcaataaaaatcaacactttaagcctttattcaaatctgaaaatataattaattatcataattaaaatcatcacctaattatgctaatcaattgactcattaggtctaggttaaaaccctaacttgaaaatcccaataaaactaatttattatcataaaaatcaattcattattcaataaacaaatctgaaaattcgtcctttaatgattaaaacaagcctaatgaatcacaacacgcaaatcctcaaatcacggtattcataaccggtttccagcattttaattactcaaaacaatcataatattataatttaaaatacggaattgaaatagaataggtaaggaagaagagaat contains:
- the LOC110789806 gene encoding uncharacterized protein, whose protein sequence is MNRISLLYTPQGHKIVDPREITVEIQKFYMALLGTAATHISKPDLPTLRSGPRLSRTAAQSHQVDLKKAYDSVDWSFLQTVPQKLGFPQVFVKWIMTCLTTVSYSILINGFPSKPFQANKGLRQGDPLSPFLFAIGMEYLTRYDLLLFARADKVSVQLLLEAFSKFSSASGLEANMDKSNIYFAGVSMCDKTDILSDQKISEACLPFRYLGVPLSSKKLSYPQCKPLEDKILARTKVWSAKFLSYAGRLLLIKTIVFGMQTFWCQIFILPKRIIKEVEAYCRCFLWTGDTAASKKALVAWDKLYQPRNSGGWNVKNIAAWNKVAIGKLLWALAFKKDKLWVQWVDSFYMKGQNPLQMSTPGSCSWALKKIFNSREVILQIGGWDKATANGKYCISKVYKFLQGVAPKVTWWRVMCYNKASPKSLFITWLAILNRLYTTDRLQAWGIQCFDQCVLCTDEKETVEHLFFECKFPSAVWSKLFLQGVAPKVTWWRVMCYNKASPKSMFITWLAILNRLYTTDRLQAWGIQCSDQCVLCTDEKETVEHLFFECKFSSAVWSKLLLRIGVHRGATGFASELQQVMKRSRKVGVADQLYVMCFTKAIYSVWLARNAVIFKRPTKSIDNIVREILFKVCCRGSEELRSRLLHI